The window TCATTTCTAGTGGTAGATGATATATATTAACGATGGCTAACTGTTCTTGCTGTCTCCTCGTATATACATTTTTCAGTTACATACCTCCTAAGGCTGGGTCAAGCCTGTTTTGTAGTAGGCATGAAAATCGTATCACCTATTCGATACATCTTGCTCACACCGTTTCTGAAATTACAATGATCTGAAAGTGTTTCATGACATCACCAATTGGACTTTGCTTGTAAAATgagagtatatacgtataacaCTTACTATAATGAGTAAGGTAACCATGCATGGATGCAACAAAGCTTCAGTCTCTTTTCAGCTTCTTTTTCACTGATCCTCCTCATGGTGATGACATGTTTATCCATTTTTTTTTCAGTTGCAGTATAGGCATGTACCATTCTGAAAATTAATAAGCTGAAAATAGCCAACACACAAGAAGTATTTATATACCTTAGTTTTGTTGAGAAACTCAACTTCTGGTGATAACGACAGAGTTGGCAGTATAGTATTGGCACTCGATCTTCCTCGGTAATAATTGAGTCTGGTCTGATTTCCAATTCTATTCAAACTCGGGAAAATTGCACATTGCTCCACAAGTTTGGGCCAGAAATTGTACTGCGAAATATCTTCGTTAAACCATCGGAGCTTATATAATTGCATGATTCAAATCTATGCAATTTATTATGGGGACAAATTTATGATAGGCCAGCCTATTATATAGTATGCATGCAATCATGGTCCATCAATACCTGAAACAAATCCAGTGCATGTTCTTGATAAccgtgtgataattattatggttggACGTTATAATACAGTATTAAACTTCATAGCTATACCCCTCTCCATGGTGCTATAGTCAACATATACCTCTATAAAAGTACTAGTTCCAAGTTGATCCATACCATGCAGTGCTAGTACGTATTTGTTGAATGTACACATGTTCTCTTCTCCCATAATCTAATTGCTGCTTCAATCATACGTGCTCTGCATGGATAAACCTTTGTCAATTTGCACTTGTCTTTTGGTCCTAACGGGAAAATGATTACATGCAGAATCAGCAATAAAGGTACCCTACCTGACGCCATACCACGCTATAGCAGCCTAAgtgaaactataattatatctatactCTAATACATGCGCAaacacctgcatgtgtgtactctTAAGTCTACCTATAATACTATACTCTGGTAAGTGATTGGTTTATTTCAACACCAAAAGTAaacattatatataattatactcatcaGGAGAgttgtatgataattataattattaacacaaCAACATTAACACAACAACAAGATGATACTGAACATCGGAAGTAACagtttgcatataattatggctagtGTAAGTGCATCATAAATTATAGTGAGAAAGAAGCAACTGAGAATTATAAGCTGCCAGTGGTAGGGTTCACGGTCCTGAATGTTGGTGAAGTTCTTGGAGACAGATACTTCCTCTGATGCATATCCGCAGGCGGGGGTGTTAGAGGGGAGGGAGTGATAACAGACTGCACTGAACCTGACACTGGGTCCCATTCCATGTTCACAACTTTCAATGTGTGCTCATTCGAAGATGAGGAGTTTCCGCGGCATTGTGAACCAAAATCTGATAAAGAGAGAGTCAAACTTGATCTTCTCGACTGCTGTTCCTCTATAGCTGATACCTCAATGAGAGGTGTGTCATTTTCTAAAGAATCAGCGTCTTCTTCATCCCATACGATTCTGCTTCTGGGACTCTTTGTACTGCCCTCAGGCTCTTGGCTGCTTAGCGACTTGATCAGTTCCTCAATAAAACTATCGTCTATGATCTGCGAAGGTGCAGTTGATTGTTCCTCATCACTGTAACTAGTCACCATTTTCCCCTCGGGTATTGCTCCTAGGCTCAGTCTTCGCTGATGTGTGATGCTTTGTACAGAGCTTCTTCTTAGTGAAACAGAGCGAGAACGATTTAAGGTTTTTGAGCTAGATTCCCCAAGTGACTGCAATAGTTGAATAACTTCATTTTGAGTTTTGTGTTTGATCATGTTTGGTAGTGCCAGGGTTTCTAGGTTGTTAGCGAGTCCAACATCATGAAACAACAGGTCTTCATCTTCATCCACACAGTCATCCTCTGCTGAGGCTTGTGAGTAATCGTTTGATTTGAAGTGTTTATTGGGTGTGGTATTTGCCTCTTTGGCAGAGGTGTTTTGTATTTTTGTAGCCTTTTCGTTTGGTGTTGATCTCGATTTCTTTTGCACAATGATTACTTCAGAACGTACTGTAGCTCTGGAGCTTCTACCAGATTTTAATCCATGTTTTGATTTGCTATCaccagtgctagaacatctgAGATGTTTTGGTGGATAGTTGCTGTAAGGATATAGCTTTCTCGGCTTGCCCACAGAGTCAACATTGTGAGGTTCTTGACGAGGATTGACTTTGATCTGAGAGTTCACCTTCGAGGATACCTTTTGTGAGACTGCACTCTGCAATTTGCTAGTAgttgcagtacatgtagcacacaAGTAACCATTCTGACTGGCTCTGCTCCTAACTTGCTTCCTCTCCTCGCAAGCAGAGGGTGTAGACAATCGAGTGGCCTGTTTCTGTTCTAACCACTCCTCAAAAGCACAATCAGCAACTTCCATTCTCAGCCTAGAGTGTAGGGCCAGATATTCTTTGTCTTGTTTTTTCCGAAATTGCTCTTTTTTCAACATTACATCCAAATCAGTATCCTTTTTATTTGCCCAATGAAGTGCTTTTAGGAGTCTTGCACACTCGTGTTTTCCGTGAAGACAGGCAAAGTTATACGCTGTGCTCCCACTGTCATCCTGAATAATTAGATACAGTATAAGTTACTAATTGAATGGCTATTTTGAAGTGCTTACAGCTTTGCTGATGTCTACTCCAAGATTAAGTAGAAACTTCAAGCTCTTTATATGACCAAATCTTGCCGCTATGTGTAGTGGCACTTGTCCAACTTTGTTTTCCCTGAACAAAACAGCATAGATCGAACAATTTGTGGTGTACAGCTTATACGGGCCCTACCTATCCAAGTCTCCACCATTGTCTAACAACAGACGTACAAACTTGATGGTAATTTTTCCAAGGCTGCTCGCTAGCACAGTGTGCAGAGCTGTGTCTCCGGTAGATGTGACCTGATCATTCACCCCATTGATGTTGTTCTCCAGCAGATACTTCACACAGTCAAACATGCCATGTTTAGCTGCCAGATGGAGGCATTTCAAGCCCTACATGGCATAATTACATAGTGCAAGCCATTAACTAGAAAAATGCTATGTAACATCATAGATAATATAATTCTGTGCTCTTTATCTAGGGTAacatctagctataattagcTGCTCAAGAATTATTTTTTACCTCTTTTGTCATGCTGTTTGGACTGATGCCTCTTTCCAATCCCCTCTTTAGCCAGCCAATGTCCCCTATGGTACAGGCTAGTAGTACATCATTCATTGCAGCCATTTCTCACACCATTGTGATGTTTGCTTGCTAGCGGTTGTAAAAGGGGTGGGTCTGGTAACGCGTTTAGCCACAAGTTGATGAAATTCATAGCTAAAATAAAAATATTTTCGACGCCCACGCGAATCACAACAAACGTAACATGTCATCGTAGCCAGGAAAACAGTTTCCATGCAACTTGAAGCTTTCCAGCACCCAGGGTCATCTTGtagttttaattaaagcagagTAGCCTATATAGCCTTATAGTGTCTGACCTAGGGAGGAAGGGGTAGGTAGATTATCAGGGCCGGCCGGCCGTAGTAGTCTATAGTTTAGGTTTGCAGGGTGACAAAATAACAGCTGAAAatgtttactaaaaaaaaaatcaatcaatcaactgttatttcatatcCTCTGAATATGGCAATTTCCAACTTGCTGTTGCACCAACTTATAGTCTTAGAGCAACTAACAGTGATCGAAGCTCAGCCTAAAAAAAAGGTTATTCTCAGCAGTCAGCATATGCATGCTCATCAGATAGCCCCCTGCCCACATCTCAATTTTGTGACATCACTCTAGCATTGAGCATGTGCAGATCAATAAGATCTGGAATGCCAGGGCTCCCAGCCCCCCCGCTCGCGCTATCTACGGCCCTGAATTATAACATTGTGTTTGCATTCATTGACAGAGTTAGAAGATTAAATGTGTGACTAGAGTAGCCATAGACTATGCATAGACTTAGCTACTGGAgattgcagaatctttgcaacacatgaacaGAAGTGTacgtgtgttgagcactgtagttccttataattatgggaaatGCTCATATaattaagtagtaaaacaggccacagtgtgtacacaaaatccatataaggaacgggTACGGGTAAcgctctacgcttttactggtgtgttgcaaagattctgcaaactccagtaccATAGATTATTTATGACACACATGCTGGTGACAAGTGACAACATACACTGGTGCTTGACGTAATACCTCTTTCTTGATGACAATCTATATACCGTCCAGTATTTTATTACAAAACAGTCAATACAAATTGCAATACAAAAGCTTTCAGTGAGAACACACATTACAAGCAATATAtatgacatgcatgtacctctACAGCTAATTCCCAATTAAATATTCATGGTTTGTAGGCTATTACATCATTGGAATATTTCTGTATTTAGCCTCACTCCTTATCGACTACTTGTCTTCActgcctcgaatccaggcctttTTCCTCAAagcggcctataattataggctctcTCTGTGGTTCAAAGaaagggtgtggtctcatTCACACCTATACAACATTGGAGAAACCACAATTTAAAAAGGCGTGGTGCCTACTTGATTTTTGTTTATTTCTAATTGGGCTGTACGAGAGTCCATGCACGTTGTTGCCAGCCCCTCGGCTCGCAGGCAGGGGCTGAGATATgtgacgatctttaccaacATAACCTGCCGAATCATGTTTGTGATTTTACTTGAGCACCATGCAATAGGTTTAACTATAATATGTACCGGGTATCTTTCAACACACTCAAAACATGCGAAGTGAAAAAACTACCAGACAACAAAAAGCCGGAGGGGAAAACaaaactagatctataaaattatatacatgatcTATATACTGAGTTCTATtaactagtacatgtacattatgcaGATATCTATTTAATCGTTTTATCTACGACAAAAAGGTGCTATTTCTACAAAGTTGGCTAAATGCTAAATGTGATCAAATACTCGGGATAATTCTGGGCATCCTGAAACACAACAAAAATACCAGGAGCAGCAACATTATCCACAACGCTGTCAAAAGTGATGTGAGCATTCTTGCTTGGATCTTTCACTGGAGGGACCAGCATGCCTCCAGCACCCCTTGTGAATTCCCCAGTAAGGACTCTGGCCAGATAGATGTACTTGTAACCATTAGCATCAGGTGGAGAGTAGGTGTCTCTGGCAGAGTACTCAGCATCACGAGCAAAATACACTCCTTTGCCATACACGGtggctgtgtgcatgcatgtgtatgtattagttattgcccagccagagttcGCCCCCGAGGgtattatgtcatccagtgcaatatatggcatgttgcacgagggcgcctgcaataactaacttgttgcctaatgacgttaaactcgtctgactagTCATATAAgtcgtaataaaagacatgtttTGGgattagtgtattcattagtttgctgaattccatagtaaattttaggttttcttATACCACTTCTAGTTTTAAAAGTAGTACATttgtagcctataaaagggaccaaatgGTGGaatggtggggcataagtcccaaaacggatatc of the Halichondria panicea chromosome 2, odHalPani1.1, whole genome shotgun sequence genome contains:
- the LOC135330908 gene encoding ankycorbin-like: MAAMNDVLLACTIGDIGWLKRGLERGISPNSMTKEGLKCLHLAAKHGMFDCVKYLLENNINGVNDQVTSTGDTALHTVLASSLGKITIKFVRLLLDNGGDLDRENKVGQVPLHIAARFGHIKSLKFLLNLGVDISKADDSGSTAYNFACLHGKHECARLLKALHWANKKDTDLDVMLKKEQFRKKQDKEYLALHSRLRMEVADCAFEEWLEQKQATRLSTPSACEERKQVRSRASQNGYLCATCTATTSKLQSAVSQKVSSKVNSQIKVNPRQEPHNVDSVGKPRKLYPYSNYPPKHLRCSSTGDSKSKHGLKSGRSSRATVRSEVIIVQKKSRSTPNEKATKIQNTSAKEANTTPNKHFKSNDYSQASAEDDCVDEDEDLLFHDVGLANNLETLALPNMIKHKTQNEVIQLLQSLGESSSKTLNRSRSVSLRRSSVQSITHQRRLSLGAIPEGKMVTSYSDEEQSTAPSQIIDDSFIEELIKSLSSQEPEGSTKSPRSRIVWDEEDADSLENDTPLIEVSAIEEQQSRRSSLTLSLSDFGSQCRGNSSSSNEHTLKVVNMEWDPVSGSVQSVITPSPLTPPPADMHQRKYLSPRTSPTFRTVNPTTGSL